A region of the Heteronotia binoei isolate CCM8104 ecotype False Entrance Well chromosome 9, APGP_CSIRO_Hbin_v1, whole genome shotgun sequence genome:
CTTGGGCACAGCCCTAGTCTCCCTGCCCTCCAACCAGCCCATGACTCACATATTCTGCACCGCGGCGAGGACAAATGCAAAGGTGAAACTGTGTCCTTTGGATAAATCTTTTATTGCTGCTGGAGCCACACCTCCTTTGCCTGCAAGGGCCTCACGTCGCCTGGCCCAAGCCctgccgcccccccacccccagcaaattgCCCTATACCCTGAgatgcttccccccccacacacacacctgcacagCAGCTTCTGGAAGCCAAAGCACAGCTCCAGGACTCCccgctccctccctccacaaGCAGAGAGGGGCGCCTTGCAATGACAGCTCTGGAAGCCGCTCCAGGCCCGAGAGCAGAGGGGATTTGGGGATACCACCAAGCCAGGACCAATCCCAGCTCTGGCCCCCGCTCCTTTTCCTTCCTGAGATGGGGggtggtggaggaaggggggtggCAGGCCAAGGAGACCAGTGAGATGAGCTTGGCTCCCTCTCTCCTCAGTCCGGCCACAGGAGGTCTCCAACATGCCGCTGCAGGTGCTGAGCGAGAGGGGgtgctggtggggagggggctgccagCCGCCAATCACTGCTTGATTTGGCCACCATCTCCTTCGCTGACAAAGCGCTTCCGGCCCCTgaagggaaagggcaggagagggGAGGTGAGGGAGGGGCTGGAGAACCATGCCCCCCGCCAGGAAAGACTTCTGGTGCacccttcaacccccccccccccacacacacacacacggaccgTGCCCGGCAGAGCACCATACACCCAACTAAGAAAAGAACAGGCAAGAATTTTATGGTGTCTAAACCCAAGAAGGGATCTGCAGGCTTTCCGTCTGCCCAGGAAATCTCGTGGGGGCCTTGGGCAGATCTCCCCAGGAGAGGGCCAGAGGGGCTCAGAGACGTATCCCAGCCAGAGCTCCCCTGCCCTGCGCCCCAGCAGATCTTCCCAGTGGCAGGAGCCTACCGGGCAGGGCAGGCGTCTCTCAGCTGCTTGGTGATGACCCCCTCCTCGAAGCACAAGTCCACCAGGCGCTCCAGGATGTTGTGAGCCAGGGGGACGTCCAGGCTGATGTCTCCGAGCTCCTCGTACACCCGCTGGAAGCCCtggaggcagggaggggaggggtcagGCAGGGCTGCCAAAGGCTGCAAAGcaggccccctccctccctccccccggggTACCGTAACGGCTCACAGGCTCCCTTTCCCGCAGGTGTCATTGGGAGGTGTGGGGGCATCGTCTTCCCCAGGAGCCTGCCGTCCTCCTACCCTGTTCATCTGGTCCAGCGTCACCAGCCCCGTCTCCCACAGCACCTTCAACAGCTTCATCATCATGGCGACCGCCGTCTCGCCTGAGGACTCCAGCACCATCACCACCGCCTGGcaaagaagcagagctggagcggGGCCTGCAGGGCCAACGCAGGGCAgccccttcctccctccagcCGCCCAGCCCAGGGTCCGCGGGCACACCTCGTAGATGAGCTCGTGGTGGAAGTGGGGTACCTCCAGCTGGCGCAGGCAGCGCTCGGCCTCCGACACTTCTCCCGAAAGGAGGTACTCACGGAGCAGCAGGTTCATCTgcagagggggaggagagaagatgAGGACAGCCCCGCTGAGTTGCCGGGAGAGGTGACGGGATGGGctgttgccctgatccaacatggcttctctgatgctcttatggGCCCACCGGCTGAGGCCCAGAGAGCTTCCTGCCCATCCCCACATGAACTCCCAAAAGGGTCTCTGCCCAAGACCCCATCTGATGGCCTAGAAACACAGGGCTCCgattcatgccccccccccaatgccacaTGTGGAGTATGAGTCATTTGGAAATGCCCAGAAGCCCTTTAACACTGGCGCTGCGTGGGCGGGCACACACACCGTTTGGATCTGCAAGCAAGAAGAAAACCACTCCTCCTGCCCCCCAGAAGGGGTTTAAATGACGGGTGGAAAGACACGGGGGCTGGATAGCAGGAAACATTTTCCCAGGAAGAGTCAGCTGCCTTGGGAGGGGgtgagctccccccaccccactgcctgtcTTTGAGCAGCAGCTTTTAGagatcccagagttggaaggggccacaaaggccatctagtccaaccccctgctcaatgcagggtcagccagagctgatTCCGCAGTTGAACAACTTGGACGGTCAAAAAGGTTTCTCTACTATGCCAATTGTGAgcttctctcctctgctgccaacaggaccAGCTCTTCAAATGCTGAAAGAGTGCCACCCtgtccccctcctcttctccagactgggCATGCCCAAGTCCCTCAGTCTCTCCTCCCAGGGCTTCTTGCCGGCCTCCTGACCCCTGATCCTCCTCATCTGCTCCCGCTCCATTCTGTTTcgtttaggctgatcctgcataaagggagggggtggactctatggcctctccagccccttccagctctgggaTTCTGGGGGGCCACAGAAGCTGCCTCCCCCACACCTGATTGCTGGTCCagtggaggtccccccccccggaCATCCTTGGTGTCAGTCCCTAAGTGGGAGAGGTGCAGCAGGCACCCTGGCTAAGCCAAAGGAGAAGTCTGGGCGAAGGTTCTGCAGCAGGCAGcctgagggaggagaggatggactGAGCAAGGTGAGCCCTGCACCCGAGGAGGCCCCTGGAGGGACCCTGGCTGTTATGGTCTCCCCAGGAGTCCTGCAGCGGCCTCAGGCTCTCCAAGGCCAGGAGCTCCTCTGTTCTGACTGGGAGCCTCTGGACCACTCTCTAAAGCTCAAGCCCTCCTCACCTCCCTGATAAGGTGCTTAACAGGTCTCTGGCCTCCCCCCACGCCCCACACGTTGTCCAGGCGGTTGACGTCTTGCTTGATCCGCAGGAGGACAGCAGCGCGATCCAGGGCGGCCctgcagggaggaggagaggCCTTCAGAAGGGAGCAGAGAGCAACTGGCCACAGGGCCCCCTTGCTGGCCCGCCTGCCTGGGGCTCCAGCACAGAGGGCCCCCCGGCCCcagcgagagggagggaggccggtCGGGTCTCTCTCTCACCGAGCATGCTCACAGTCGACCCGCCCTTTGTAGCGCTCGAGGAAGTCGAGGGGCAAGGCGTGGTCAGCCACAGCCCGGGCGATGAACTGGCCCAGCATCTGCACAGACAGACGGGTGGACAGGGTTCAAAGGGCACGGGTCCTCCAAGCTCCCCGACCCCCGCTCTCCTGCCGGGGCTGGATGCTGACCTGCGGGGCTTCCGGCGTGTCAAGGATCAGGTCGGGCAGGTCCTGCAGCATCCCATCGAACGCGGCCGCCATGTCCTCGGGGCTCAGCACCTTCCCCACCAGGTCCGACAGCAAGCGTGAGGTCAGCTCCCGGTGGCTGGCCTTGCCCTCCAGAGACAGTGCCACGGCCATCGAGGGCACCGCTGCCTTGTGGCCCCCCAGATTCAGGCCCCGGAGCAGCTCCTGCCAGGAAGGTGGAGGGCATCGGTCAGAGGTGGCACCAGCCCGGCACAAGCGTCCTATTGGCCACCCCCACCTGTGTGTTG
Encoded here:
- the LOC132577450 gene encoding programmed cell death protein 4-like isoform X1, translated to MDGGRPWSPHEKALHEARLKAKAKRRLRRTSSRDALAEGGAEPAGPEPSSPPPAAKGHDRRSRMGKGRGLPKKGGAGGKGVWGAPGLVYTYQEPDARDPNYDEAAQGDTVYATVVPELEEEELKKNVHPMVLEYFEHGDPLEVVELLRGLNLGGHKAAVPSMAVALSLEGKASHRELTSRLLSDLVGKVLSPEDMAAAFDGMLQDLPDLILDTPEAPQMLGQFIARAVADHALPLDFLERYKGRVDCEHARAALDRAAVLLRIKQDVNRLDNVWGVGGGQRPVKHLIREMNLLLREYLLSGEVSEAERCLRQLEVPHFHHELIYEAVVMVLESSGETAVAMMMKLLKVLWETGLVTLDQMNRGFQRVYEELGDISLDVPLAHNILERLVDLCFEEGVITKQLRDACPARGRKRFVSEGDGGQIKQ
- the LOC132577450 gene encoding programmed cell death protein 4-like isoform X2, coding for MDGGRPWSPHEKALHEARLKAKAKRRLRRTSSRDALAEGGAEPAGPEPSSPPPAAKGHDRRSRMGKGRGLPKKGGAGGKGVWGAPGLVYTYQEPDARDPNYDEAAQGDTVYATVVPELEEEELKKNVHPMVLEYFEHGDPLEVVMLGQFIARAVADHALPLDFLERYKGRVDCEHARAALDRAAVLLRIKQDVNRLDNVWGVGGGQRPVKHLIREMNLLLREYLLSGEVSEAERCLRQLEVPHFHHELIYEAVVMVLESSGETAVAMMMKLLKVLWETGLVTLDQMNRGFQRVYEELGDISLDVPLAHNILERLVDLCFEEGVITKQLRDACPARGRKRFVSEGDGGQIKQ